Proteins encoded in a region of the Pangasianodon hypophthalmus isolate fPanHyp1 chromosome 21, fPanHyp1.pri, whole genome shotgun sequence genome:
- the lyn gene encoding tyrosine-protein kinase Lyn isoform X1 codes for MGCKKSKLGDEQSGGALGVKKREPVHPEKTVYVRDPTSPKPHTINNAPPSGLLPGQRFQQMEEQQEHGKIVVALYPYDAIHQDDLGFKKGEKLKVLEEHGEWWKAKSLSTRKEGFIPSNYVAQVDTMETEEWFFKDITRKDAERQLLAPANKPGSYLIRESETSKGSYSLSIRDVGPQGSDVVKHYKIRSLDNGGYYISPKITFPDIVKMIHHYHKQSDGLCRKLERPCEKPKAQKPWDKDAWEISKESIKMVKKLGAGQFGEVWMAYYNNSTKVAVKTLKPGTMSVEAFLEEANLMKTLQHDRLVRLYAVVTKSEPIYIITEFMANGSLLDFLKSSAGSNLQLPKLIDFSAQIAEGMAYIEKKNYIHRDLRAANVLVSESLLCKIADFGLARIIEDDQYTAREGAKFPIKWTAPEAINYGSFTIKSDMWSFGILIYEIITYGKIPYPGMSNSEVMSSVQRGYRMPRPENCPTELYDIMNTCWKNKPEDRPTFDYMQSVLDDFYTATEGQYQQQP; via the exons ATGGGTTGTAAAAAATCCAAGCTTGGCGATGAGCAGAGTGGAGGTGCGCTTGGTGTGAAGAAGCGTGAGCCTGTACATCCTGAAAAAACGGTATATGTGAGAGATCCAACCTCCCCTAAACCCCATACTATA AATAATGCTCCTCCATCAGGACTCCTACCTGGGCAGAGATTCCAACAAATGGAAG AGCAACAGGAACATGGCAAAATAGTCGTTGCTCTGTACCCGTACGACGCGATCCATCAAGACGATCTGGGATTTAAGAAGGGGGAGAAGCTGAAGGTTCTTGAAGA GCATGGCGAATGGTGGAAGGCAAAATCTCTGAGCACAAGGAAAGAAGGTTTCATCCCCTCCAATTACGTCGCCCAGGTCGACACCATGGAGACAGAGGA ATGGTTCTTCAAAGATATCACAAGAAAAGATGCAGAGAGACAACTGCTAGCACCCGCTAACAAACCCGGTTCCTACCTCATCCGAGAGAGCGAGACATCCAAAG GAAGCTACTCGCTGTCCATCCGAGATGTGGGTCCTCAGGGTTCAGACGttgtaaaacattacaaaatccGGAGTCTGGACAACGGTGGCTACTACATTTCTCCCAAAATCACATTCCCAGATATTGTGAAAATGATCCATCATTACCACA AGCAATCAGATGGGCTGTGTCGTAAACTCGAGAGGCCATGTGAAAAGCCAAAAGCCCAGAAACCATGGGATAAAGATGCATGGGAGATCTCAAAAGAGTCCATCAAGATGGTGAAGAAGCTCGGGGCGGGGCAGTTCGGAGAGGTGTGGATGG CGTATTACAACAACAGCACGAAGGTGGCGGTGAAGACGCTGAAGCCAGGCACCATGTCAGTCGAGGCTTTCCTGGAGGAAGCGAACCTGATGAAGACGCTTCAGCACGACCGACTCGTTCGCCTGTACGCCGTCGTCACCAAATCCGAGCCCATCTACATCATCACTGAGTTCATGGCTAATG GCAGCTTGTTGGATTTCTTGAAAAGCAGCGCCGGCTCCAATTTACAACTTCCCAAACTGATCGATTTCTCTgctcag ATAGCAGAAGGCATGGCCTACATCGAGAAGAAGAATTACATCCACCGAGACCTGAGAGCCGCCAACGTGCTGGTGTCTGAGAGCCTGCTGTGTAAGATCGCAGACTTCGGCTTGGCCAGAATCATCGAGGACGACCAGTACACAGccagagaag GAGCAAAGTTCCCCATCAAATGGACTGCACCAGAGGCTATAAATTACGGTTCCTTCACCATCAAGTCTGACATGTGGTCCTTTGGGATTCTCATTTATGAAATAATCACGTACGGGAAAATCCCTTATCCAG GAATGAGCAACAGTGAGGTCATGTCCTCCGTGCAGCGTGGCTACCGCATGCCCCGGCCTGAAAACTGTCCCACCGAACTGTACGACATTATGAACACCTGCTGGAAAAATAAACCTGAAGACCGACCCACCTTCGACTACATGCAGAGCGTCCTGGATGACTTCTACACGGCCACTGAGGGCCAGTACCAGCAGCAGCCATGA
- the lyn gene encoding tyrosine-protein kinase Lyn isoform X2, with product MGCKKSKLGDEQSGGALGVKKREPVHPEKTNNAPPSGLLPGQRFQQMEEQQEHGKIVVALYPYDAIHQDDLGFKKGEKLKVLEEHGEWWKAKSLSTRKEGFIPSNYVAQVDTMETEEWFFKDITRKDAERQLLAPANKPGSYLIRESETSKGSYSLSIRDVGPQGSDVVKHYKIRSLDNGGYYISPKITFPDIVKMIHHYHKQSDGLCRKLERPCEKPKAQKPWDKDAWEISKESIKMVKKLGAGQFGEVWMAYYNNSTKVAVKTLKPGTMSVEAFLEEANLMKTLQHDRLVRLYAVVTKSEPIYIITEFMANGSLLDFLKSSAGSNLQLPKLIDFSAQIAEGMAYIEKKNYIHRDLRAANVLVSESLLCKIADFGLARIIEDDQYTAREGAKFPIKWTAPEAINYGSFTIKSDMWSFGILIYEIITYGKIPYPGMSNSEVMSSVQRGYRMPRPENCPTELYDIMNTCWKNKPEDRPTFDYMQSVLDDFYTATEGQYQQQP from the exons ATGGGTTGTAAAAAATCCAAGCTTGGCGATGAGCAGAGTGGAGGTGCGCTTGGTGTGAAGAAGCGTGAGCCTGTACATCCTGAAAAAACG AATAATGCTCCTCCATCAGGACTCCTACCTGGGCAGAGATTCCAACAAATGGAAG AGCAACAGGAACATGGCAAAATAGTCGTTGCTCTGTACCCGTACGACGCGATCCATCAAGACGATCTGGGATTTAAGAAGGGGGAGAAGCTGAAGGTTCTTGAAGA GCATGGCGAATGGTGGAAGGCAAAATCTCTGAGCACAAGGAAAGAAGGTTTCATCCCCTCCAATTACGTCGCCCAGGTCGACACCATGGAGACAGAGGA ATGGTTCTTCAAAGATATCACAAGAAAAGATGCAGAGAGACAACTGCTAGCACCCGCTAACAAACCCGGTTCCTACCTCATCCGAGAGAGCGAGACATCCAAAG GAAGCTACTCGCTGTCCATCCGAGATGTGGGTCCTCAGGGTTCAGACGttgtaaaacattacaaaatccGGAGTCTGGACAACGGTGGCTACTACATTTCTCCCAAAATCACATTCCCAGATATTGTGAAAATGATCCATCATTACCACA AGCAATCAGATGGGCTGTGTCGTAAACTCGAGAGGCCATGTGAAAAGCCAAAAGCCCAGAAACCATGGGATAAAGATGCATGGGAGATCTCAAAAGAGTCCATCAAGATGGTGAAGAAGCTCGGGGCGGGGCAGTTCGGAGAGGTGTGGATGG CGTATTACAACAACAGCACGAAGGTGGCGGTGAAGACGCTGAAGCCAGGCACCATGTCAGTCGAGGCTTTCCTGGAGGAAGCGAACCTGATGAAGACGCTTCAGCACGACCGACTCGTTCGCCTGTACGCCGTCGTCACCAAATCCGAGCCCATCTACATCATCACTGAGTTCATGGCTAATG GCAGCTTGTTGGATTTCTTGAAAAGCAGCGCCGGCTCCAATTTACAACTTCCCAAACTGATCGATTTCTCTgctcag ATAGCAGAAGGCATGGCCTACATCGAGAAGAAGAATTACATCCACCGAGACCTGAGAGCCGCCAACGTGCTGGTGTCTGAGAGCCTGCTGTGTAAGATCGCAGACTTCGGCTTGGCCAGAATCATCGAGGACGACCAGTACACAGccagagaag GAGCAAAGTTCCCCATCAAATGGACTGCACCAGAGGCTATAAATTACGGTTCCTTCACCATCAAGTCTGACATGTGGTCCTTTGGGATTCTCATTTATGAAATAATCACGTACGGGAAAATCCCTTATCCAG GAATGAGCAACAGTGAGGTCATGTCCTCCGTGCAGCGTGGCTACCGCATGCCCCGGCCTGAAAACTGTCCCACCGAACTGTACGACATTATGAACACCTGCTGGAAAAATAAACCTGAAGACCGACCCACCTTCGACTACATGCAGAGCGTCCTGGATGACTTCTACACGGCCACTGAGGGCCAGTACCAGCAGCAGCCATGA
- the urod gene encoding uroporphyrinogen decarboxylase, with the protein MDKDNHILPKDFPELKNDTFLRAARGEEVEHVPVWCMRQAGRYLPEFREFRAGKDFFETCRSPEDCCELTLQPLRRFPFDAAIIFSDILVVPQALGMDVQMVAGKGPTFPEPLKEPDDLQRLRSKVDVASELGYVFRAITLTRHKLEGKVPLIGFSGAPWTLMSYMIEGGGSTTHSKAKRWLYRHPEASHALLKRLTDVIVEYLLGQVKAGAQALQVFESHAGCLGPVEFKMFALPYLRDIARRVKDRLKESGLDNVPMIVFAKDGHYALEDLSQSHYEVVGLDWTSDPRAARQRTGGKVSLQGNMDPCALYATKESISEIVKTMVEAFGTRGYIANLGHGLYPDMDPESVGAFVEAVHTHSRRLLNHK; encoded by the exons ATGGATAAAGACAATCATATCCT CCCAAAAGACTTTCCCGAGCTGAAAAATGACACGTTTTTGCGAGCAGCCCGAGGTGAAGAGGTCGAACATGTCCCCGTGTGGTGCATGCGGCAAGCGGGACGTTACCTGCCAG AGTTCAGGGAATTCAGAGCAGGGAAGGACTTTTTTGAGACGTGCCGCTCTCCGGAAGACTGCTGTGAGCTCACTCTGCAG ccGCTGAGACGATTCCCATTCGACGCTGCAATCATCTTCTCAGACATCCTGGTGGTGCCACAG GCCCTGGGTATGGATGTCCAGATGGTAGCAGGAAAAGGTCCGACATTCCCAGAGCCTCTGAAAGAGCCGGATGACCTGCAGAGACTTCGGTCCAAAGTGGACGTGGCGTCTGAGCTGGGCTACGTGTTCAGGGCCATCACACTGACGCGGCACAAACTGGAAGGCAAAGTTCCTCTCATCGGCTTCAGCGGAGCACCA TGGACTCTGATGTCCTACATGATTGAAGGCGGAGGCTCTACCACCCACTCGAAGGCAAAGCGCTGGTTATACAGGCACCCTGAGGCCAGTCATGCACTCCTCAAACGCCTCACTGACGTTATCGTGGAGTATCTGCTGGGCCAGGTCAAAGCCGGCGCTCAG gCCCTGCAGGTGTTTGAATCCCATGCCGGCTGTCTGGGCCCGGTggagtttaaaatgtttgctCTGCCATACCTCAGGGACATTGCACGCAGAGTAAAGGACAGGCTGAAGGAGTCAGGACTGGATAACGTCCCCATG ATTGTATTTGCGAAGGACGGCCATTACGCTCTGGAGGACCTCTCCCAGTCCCACTATGAGGTGGTGGGCTTGGATTGGACCAGTGACCCTCGAGCGGCACG gcAGAGGACTGGAGGGAAAGTCAGTCTGCAAGGGAACATGGACCCCTGTGCACTGTATGCTACTAAG gaGAGCATTTCTGAGATTGTAAAGACGATGGTGGAGGCGTTTGGCACCAGGGGCTACATCGCGAACCTCGGCCACGGTTTGTACCCTGACATGGATCCTGAGAGTGTGGGCGCGTTTGTGGAGgccgtgcacacacactcccgcCGGCTGCTCAACCATAAATAA